One window from the genome of Streptomyces sp. NBC_00287 encodes:
- a CDS encoding YceI family protein gives MSIFGRKNTVEAPAAVTPELAALTGDYTIDTAHTTLGFVARHAMVTNVKGKFLDFTGSLHLDGSDPAQSSASLDVKMDSIDTGSADRDGHLKSADFFKTEEFPIMTFRSTKAEALGGDDYRITGDLTILGTTKPITIDLEFNGAAKDPFGNERVGFEGKAEILRSEWGLTWNAALETGGVLVSDKIKLNFDISAIRNA, from the coding sequence ATGAGCATCTTCGGCCGCAAGAACACCGTCGAGGCCCCCGCCGCCGTCACCCCCGAGCTCGCCGCCCTGACCGGCGACTACACCATCGACACGGCCCACACCACGCTCGGCTTCGTCGCCCGTCATGCCATGGTCACGAACGTCAAGGGCAAGTTCCTGGACTTCACCGGCTCGCTGCACCTGGACGGCTCCGACCCCGCGCAGTCCAGCGCTTCCCTCGACGTGAAGATGGACAGCATCGACACCGGTTCCGCGGACCGTGACGGTCACCTCAAGAGCGCGGACTTCTTCAAGACGGAGGAGTTCCCGATCATGACCTTCCGCTCCACCAAGGCGGAGGCCCTGGGCGGCGACGACTACCGCATCACCGGTGACCTGACGATCCTCGGCACCACCAAGCCGATCACCATCGACCTGGAGTTCAACGGTGCCGCGAAGGACCCGTTCGGCAACGAGCGCGTCGGGTTCGAGGGCAAGGCCGAGATCCTGCGCTCCGAGTGGGGCCTGACCTGGAACGCGGCCCTGGAGACGGGCGGCGTCCTGGTCTCCGACAAGATCAAGCTGAACTTCGACATCTCGGCGATCCGCAACGCGTGA
- a CDS encoding S1 family peptidase, protein MKTLLKALKRCAVAATAALAVVSLQPVSAAQAAPAPVVGGTRAAQGEFPFMVRLSMGCGGALYTQQIVLTAAHCVGRTGANTSITATAGVVDLQSSSRIQVRSTYVYRAPGYNGDGKDWALIKLAQPINLPTLKIATTTQYNTGTFTVAGWGAATEGGGQQRYMLKATVPFVSDATCRSYSGYSGLIANEEICAGYTAGGVDTCQGDSGGPMFRRDAANQWIQVGIVSWGIGCARPNAPGVYTEVSTFASAIASAASSL, encoded by the coding sequence TTGAAGACTCTCCTCAAGGCGCTCAAGAGATGCGCCGTCGCCGCCACCGCCGCGCTCGCCGTCGTCAGCCTTCAGCCCGTCTCCGCCGCGCAGGCGGCGCCCGCGCCCGTCGTCGGTGGAACCCGTGCCGCGCAGGGTGAGTTCCCGTTCATGGTGCGGCTGTCGATGGGCTGCGGTGGTGCGCTCTACACGCAGCAGATCGTGCTCACCGCCGCGCACTGCGTGGGCCGCACCGGCGCCAACACCAGCATCACCGCCACCGCCGGCGTCGTGGACCTGCAGTCCAGCAGCCGGATCCAGGTCCGCTCCACCTACGTGTACCGCGCCCCCGGCTACAACGGCGACGGCAAGGACTGGGCGCTCATCAAGCTCGCCCAGCCGATCAATCTGCCCACGCTGAAGATCGCCACGACCACGCAGTACAACACCGGCACCTTCACCGTCGCCGGCTGGGGCGCGGCCACCGAGGGCGGTGGCCAGCAGCGGTACATGCTCAAGGCGACCGTGCCGTTCGTCAGCGACGCGACCTGCCGGTCGTACAGCGGGTACAGCGGTCTCATCGCGAACGAGGAGATCTGCGCGGGCTACACCGCCGGTGGCGTCGACACCTGTCAGGGCGACTCCGGTGGCCCGATGTTCCGCCGGGACGCGGCGAACCAGTGGATCCAGGTCGGCATAGTCAGCTGGGGCATCGGCTGCGCCCGCCCCAACGCCCCCGGTGTCTACACCGAGGTCTCCACCTTCGCCTCGGCCATCGCCTCGGCGGCCTCTTCTCTGTAG
- a CDS encoding YdeI/OmpD-associated family protein, translating to MTTAEPLFFASVDALDAWLTAHPAPHPGLWVKVAKKGSGIASVDWVEVNDVALCHGWITGQRKALDESYFLQKITPRRPGSLWSMVNVRRVAELSAAGRMRPAGLAEVEAARADGRWEAAYESQKNATVPEDLTAALERNPRAREAFEKLGRTDRYQLILGLLQARTPKSRAARLAAAVARLEAP from the coding sequence ATGACCACCGCCGAACCCCTCTTCTTCGCCTCCGTCGACGCCCTCGACGCCTGGCTCACCGCGCATCCCGCCCCGCATCCGGGGCTCTGGGTCAAGGTCGCCAAGAAGGGGTCGGGGATTGCGTCCGTCGACTGGGTCGAGGTCAATGACGTGGCGCTGTGCCACGGTTGGATCACCGGGCAGCGCAAGGCGCTGGACGAGTCGTACTTCCTGCAGAAGATCACCCCGCGCCGACCCGGCAGCCTCTGGTCGATGGTCAATGTGCGGCGGGTCGCGGAACTGAGCGCCGCCGGACGGATGCGGCCCGCCGGGCTCGCGGAGGTCGAGGCGGCGCGGGCGGACGGGCGGTGGGAGGCGGCGTACGAGTCGCAGAAGAACGCCACCGTGCCGGAGGACCTGACGGCGGCGCTGGAGCGGAACCCCCGGGCGCGGGAGGCTTTCGAGAAGCTGGGCAGGACGGACCGCTATCAGCTGATCCTCGGCCTGCTCCAGGCCCGTACCCCCAAGAGTCGTGCGGCCAGGCTGGCCGCGGCCGTCGCCAGGCTCGAGGCCCCGTAG